TTTACGATTTCTACCCAGATCAAAAGCATTTTGGTATACACCTGACGGATGAAGGAGCCGATATATTTGCAGAAAAAATTAATATAGAAGTTCAATGGGCAAGTGAACAAGTGATTGCAGCCATTGAAAGGAATGGAGGTACAATAACCACAGCCTATTATGATCCACacagtttatttttactaaAGAATCCAAAGAAATTCTTTGAGTCCGGACAAGCTATTCCACGCCGAATGATTCCCCCACCAGATGCCATTGAATACTATACAAATGCTGAAACACGGGGATATCTGGCTGACCCTGAAAAGGTGTCTCAAGAGAGATTGAAGTTAGCTCAAAAATATGGCTACCAATTACCTAACTTGGAATCAGACCCTGAGTACAATATGCTTTGTGAACGAAAAGATCCGAGGCAAATTTTCTTTGGTTTAGAACCAGGATGGGTCATTAATTTGAAAGATAAGTTAATACTTAAACCAAAAGATGaagaattattagaattttattctaattaatcaatttaaatataacattgtaaagAAATTGTAATAGAAtgtgagtatgaaaaataatagtTGTTTTTTATTGCCATGTTCATCAATGAaaactatgtatttaatttataaaataacttcgAAGAAGTGTGTACTAGTATTTATTCTCTGTGTTAGCCTACTACTTCAACTCTACTCTCTTCTCTACAATGTACAATTACATTTCTATTATATTTAtgcacaata
This genomic interval from Ostrinia nubilalis chromosome 3, ilOstNubi1.1, whole genome shotgun sequence contains the following:
- the LOC135087786 gene encoding large ribosomal subunit protein uL15m, with the protein product MGSRQIIEKSLSMLRSLPRISLANLRDNPNPKKSSKRGRAQHGGDKHGSGNKGSGQRQNYMRLGYETGNNPFYLRVPQEHYYRGHHLKRQYPPLSLLQLQHIIDKDRVNIHKPIDIASIVKSGIYDFYPDQKHFGIHLTDEGADIFAEKINIEVQWASEQVIAAIERNGGTITTAYYDPHSLFLLKNPKKFFESGQAIPRRMIPPPDAIEYYTNAETRGYLADPEKVSQERLKLAQKYGYQLPNLESDPEYNMLCERKDPRQIFFGLEPGWVINLKDKLILKPKDEELLEFYSN